A region from the Benincasa hispida cultivar B227 chromosome 10, ASM972705v1, whole genome shotgun sequence genome encodes:
- the LOC120088427 gene encoding calcium-dependent mitochondrial ATP-magnesium/phosphate carrier protein 2-like isoform X1, with translation MDAKEAAFSGNPRRPSNCCNPVKQLGPISLEHVLLALRESKEERDIRTRSLFNFFDAANLGYLDYAQIEAGLLALQIPAEYKYAKDLLKVCDANRDGRVDYHEFRRYMDDKELELYRIFQAIDVEHNGCILPEELWDALVQAGIEIDDEELARFVEHVDKDNNGIITFEEWRDFLLFYPHEATIENIYHHWERVCLVDIGEQAVIPEGISKYVHPFRYFIAGGIAGAASRTATAPLDRLKVALQVQTTRAWIIPAIKKIWKEDHLLGFFRGNGLNVVKVAPESAIKFYTYEMLKSMIADGEDKHDIGTAGRLFSGGIAGAVAQTAIYPLDLLKTRLQTFSCEGEKVPKLGKLTKDIWVHEGPRVFYKGLVPSLLGIIPYAGIDLAAYETLKDVSKTYILQDSDPGPLVQLACGTISGALGATCVYPLQVIRTRMQAQSSNRGAAYQGMSDVFRQTLKHEGYGGFYKGLLPNLLKVVPAASITYLVYERMKKWLELD, from the exons ATGGACGCCAAAGAGGCTGCTTTTTCTGGAAACCCACGGCGTCCTTCTAACTGTTGCAATCCTGTCAAACAGCTTGGACCTATCTCCCTAGAACATGTGCTCCTAGCTCTGCGTGAGTCCAAGGAGGAGAGGGATATTCGGACCCGTAGTCTTTTTAATTTCTTCGATGCTGCCAACCTTGGATATCTTGACTATGCTCAGATAGAAGCTGGATTGTTGGCCCTACAAATACCTGCCGAGTACAAGTATGCTAAGGATCTTCTTAAGGTCTGTGATGCCAATAGAGATGGCAGGGTAGACTACCATGAGTTTCGCCGCTACATGGATGATAAGGAACTAGAGCTCTACCGAATTTTTCAAGCTATTGATGTTGAACACAATGGATGTATTCTTCCAGAAGAGCTATGGGATGCTCTAGTTCAGGCTG gtATAGAAATTGACGACGAGGAACTTGCACGCTTTGTGGAGCATGTTGATAAAGATAATAATGGAATCATAACTTTTGAAGAATGGAGGGACTTTCTTCTATTTTATCCACATGAAGCTACCATCGAAAACATATATCATCACTGGGAAAGGGTATGCCTTGTAGATATTGGAGAACAGGCTGTAATTCCAGAAGGCATCAGTAAGTATGTCCATCCTTTCAGGTATTTCATTGCTGGAGGTATAGCAGGAGCTGCTTCTCGTACTGCAACAGCTCCTCTAGATCGACTTAAAGTGGCTTTGCAAGTACAGACAACCCGAGCATGGATTATACCAGCTATAAAGAAGATATGGAAGGAAGATCATCTCTTGGGATTTTTCCGAGGTAATGGGCTAAATGTTGTAAAGGTTGCACCTGAAAGTGCCATCAAATTTTATACCTATGAGATGTTAAAGAGTATGATTGCGGACGGTGAAGACAAACATGATATTGGAACTGCCGGGAGACTATTTTCTGGTGGTATTGCTGGTGCGGTCGCTCAAACCGCTATCTATCCTTTAGATCTCCTGAAAACTCGGCTACAGACTTTTTCTTGTGAAGGTGAAAAGGTTCCGAAGCTAGGAAAACTTACAAAAGATATCTGGGTTCACGAGGGACCTCGGGTCTTCTATAAAGGTCTTGTACCTTCCCTTCTTGGCATTATCCCTTATGCTGGCATTGACCTTGCTGCCTATGAGACCTTGAAAGATGTATCGAAAACATATATTCTTCAGGACTCTG ATCCCGGACCTCTCGTTCAACTGGCATGTGGAACAATCTCCGGAGCTCTTGGAGCCACGTGTGTTTACCCGTTGCAAGTTATTCGAACGAG AATGCAAGCACAAAGTTCAAATAGAGGTGCTGCTTATCAGGGAATGTCAGATGTATTTCGGCAGACACTGAAGCATGAAGGCTATGGTGGTTTCTACAAAGGTCTGTTGCCCAATTTACTTAAAGTTGTGCCTGCTGCAAGTATTACATATTTAGTTTACGAAAGGATGAAAAAATGGCTGGAACTTGATTAG
- the LOC120088427 gene encoding calcium-dependent mitochondrial ATP-magnesium/phosphate carrier protein 2-like isoform X2: MYSSRRAMGCSSSGCFNFLGIEIDDEELARFVEHVDKDNNGIITFEEWRDFLLFYPHEATIENIYHHWERVCLVDIGEQAVIPEGISKYVHPFRYFIAGGIAGAASRTATAPLDRLKVALQVQTTRAWIIPAIKKIWKEDHLLGFFRGNGLNVVKVAPESAIKFYTYEMLKSMIADGEDKHDIGTAGRLFSGGIAGAVAQTAIYPLDLLKTRLQTFSCEGEKVPKLGKLTKDIWVHEGPRVFYKGLVPSLLGIIPYAGIDLAAYETLKDVSKTYILQDSDPGPLVQLACGTISGALGATCVYPLQVIRTRMQAQSSNRGAAYQGMSDVFRQTLKHEGYGGFYKGLLPNLLKVVPAASITYLVYERMKKWLELD, translated from the exons ATGTATTCTTCCAGAAGAGCTATGGGATGCTCTAGTTCAGGCTG ttttaattttttaggtATAGAAATTGACGACGAGGAACTTGCACGCTTTGTGGAGCATGTTGATAAAGATAATAATGGAATCATAACTTTTGAAGAATGGAGGGACTTTCTTCTATTTTATCCACATGAAGCTACCATCGAAAACATATATCATCACTGGGAAAGGGTATGCCTTGTAGATATTGGAGAACAGGCTGTAATTCCAGAAGGCATCAGTAAGTATGTCCATCCTTTCAGGTATTTCATTGCTGGAGGTATAGCAGGAGCTGCTTCTCGTACTGCAACAGCTCCTCTAGATCGACTTAAAGTGGCTTTGCAAGTACAGACAACCCGAGCATGGATTATACCAGCTATAAAGAAGATATGGAAGGAAGATCATCTCTTGGGATTTTTCCGAGGTAATGGGCTAAATGTTGTAAAGGTTGCACCTGAAAGTGCCATCAAATTTTATACCTATGAGATGTTAAAGAGTATGATTGCGGACGGTGAAGACAAACATGATATTGGAACTGCCGGGAGACTATTTTCTGGTGGTATTGCTGGTGCGGTCGCTCAAACCGCTATCTATCCTTTAGATCTCCTGAAAACTCGGCTACAGACTTTTTCTTGTGAAGGTGAAAAGGTTCCGAAGCTAGGAAAACTTACAAAAGATATCTGGGTTCACGAGGGACCTCGGGTCTTCTATAAAGGTCTTGTACCTTCCCTTCTTGGCATTATCCCTTATGCTGGCATTGACCTTGCTGCCTATGAGACCTTGAAAGATGTATCGAAAACATATATTCTTCAGGACTCTG ATCCCGGACCTCTCGTTCAACTGGCATGTGGAACAATCTCCGGAGCTCTTGGAGCCACGTGTGTTTACCCGTTGCAAGTTATTCGAACGAG AATGCAAGCACAAAGTTCAAATAGAGGTGCTGCTTATCAGGGAATGTCAGATGTATTTCGGCAGACACTGAAGCATGAAGGCTATGGTGGTTTCTACAAAGGTCTGTTGCCCAATTTACTTAAAGTTGTGCCTGCTGCAAGTATTACATATTTAGTTTACGAAAGGATGAAAAAATGGCTGGAACTTGATTAG
- the LOC120088427 gene encoding calcium-dependent mitochondrial ATP-magnesium/phosphate carrier protein 2-like isoform X3, whose product MYSSRRAMGCSSSGIEIDDEELARFVEHVDKDNNGIITFEEWRDFLLFYPHEATIENIYHHWERVCLVDIGEQAVIPEGISKYVHPFRYFIAGGIAGAASRTATAPLDRLKVALQVQTTRAWIIPAIKKIWKEDHLLGFFRGNGLNVVKVAPESAIKFYTYEMLKSMIADGEDKHDIGTAGRLFSGGIAGAVAQTAIYPLDLLKTRLQTFSCEGEKVPKLGKLTKDIWVHEGPRVFYKGLVPSLLGIIPYAGIDLAAYETLKDVSKTYILQDSDPGPLVQLACGTISGALGATCVYPLQVIRTRMQAQSSNRGAAYQGMSDVFRQTLKHEGYGGFYKGLLPNLLKVVPAASITYLVYERMKKWLELD is encoded by the exons ATGTATTCTTCCAGAAGAGCTATGGGATGCTCTAGTTCAG gtATAGAAATTGACGACGAGGAACTTGCACGCTTTGTGGAGCATGTTGATAAAGATAATAATGGAATCATAACTTTTGAAGAATGGAGGGACTTTCTTCTATTTTATCCACATGAAGCTACCATCGAAAACATATATCATCACTGGGAAAGGGTATGCCTTGTAGATATTGGAGAACAGGCTGTAATTCCAGAAGGCATCAGTAAGTATGTCCATCCTTTCAGGTATTTCATTGCTGGAGGTATAGCAGGAGCTGCTTCTCGTACTGCAACAGCTCCTCTAGATCGACTTAAAGTGGCTTTGCAAGTACAGACAACCCGAGCATGGATTATACCAGCTATAAAGAAGATATGGAAGGAAGATCATCTCTTGGGATTTTTCCGAGGTAATGGGCTAAATGTTGTAAAGGTTGCACCTGAAAGTGCCATCAAATTTTATACCTATGAGATGTTAAAGAGTATGATTGCGGACGGTGAAGACAAACATGATATTGGAACTGCCGGGAGACTATTTTCTGGTGGTATTGCTGGTGCGGTCGCTCAAACCGCTATCTATCCTTTAGATCTCCTGAAAACTCGGCTACAGACTTTTTCTTGTGAAGGTGAAAAGGTTCCGAAGCTAGGAAAACTTACAAAAGATATCTGGGTTCACGAGGGACCTCGGGTCTTCTATAAAGGTCTTGTACCTTCCCTTCTTGGCATTATCCCTTATGCTGGCATTGACCTTGCTGCCTATGAGACCTTGAAAGATGTATCGAAAACATATATTCTTCAGGACTCTG ATCCCGGACCTCTCGTTCAACTGGCATGTGGAACAATCTCCGGAGCTCTTGGAGCCACGTGTGTTTACCCGTTGCAAGTTATTCGAACGAG AATGCAAGCACAAAGTTCAAATAGAGGTGCTGCTTATCAGGGAATGTCAGATGTATTTCGGCAGACACTGAAGCATGAAGGCTATGGTGGTTTCTACAAAGGTCTGTTGCCCAATTTACTTAAAGTTGTGCCTGCTGCAAGTATTACATATTTAGTTTACGAAAGGATGAAAAAATGGCTGGAACTTGATTAG